A stretch of the Streptosporangium sp. NBC_01755 genome encodes the following:
- a CDS encoding class I SAM-dependent methyltransferase, whose product MAQAADPPDLRQQGFQAPAYYTGYDFHRQDGGIWRDDRGALVYALGARLVHAGRRAPSALHDALTAAIPEDLAPRRVIDMGCGFGKTTFSLARRYPDAQVSGVDLSLPVLRLGRKMATEEGLAVDWVQADAEALPGPEGGSDLVVVSMVLHEMPLSSVEGAMREARRVLRPGGVFVALETRLIGDPFRDVLGAYHSEITGEPYINAFRAREFGSFARAAGFDDVTVRGFAPPGAPEKVDRHIWSTPWALLTARN is encoded by the coding sequence GTGGCCCAGGCGGCGGATCCGCCCGACCTCCGCCAGCAGGGCTTCCAGGCGCCCGCGTATTACACGGGATACGACTTCCACCGCCAGGACGGCGGCATCTGGCGCGACGACCGCGGCGCGCTCGTCTACGCCCTCGGCGCCCGTCTCGTGCACGCGGGCCGGCGTGCGCCCTCGGCTCTGCACGACGCTCTGACCGCCGCGATCCCCGAGGATCTCGCGCCGCGCCGGGTGATCGATATGGGCTGCGGGTTCGGCAAGACCACCTTCTCCCTGGCCCGCCGCTATCCCGACGCCCAGGTCTCCGGTGTGGACCTGTCGCTGCCCGTGCTGCGGCTCGGCCGCAAGATGGCGACCGAGGAGGGACTGGCCGTCGACTGGGTTCAGGCGGACGCCGAGGCGCTGCCCGGCCCCGAGGGAGGCTCGGACCTCGTGGTGGTCTCGATGGTGCTGCACGAGATGCCGCTCTCGTCCGTCGAAGGGGCCATGCGTGAGGCCAGGCGGGTGCTGCGGCCAGGCGGGGTGTTCGTCGCCCTGGAGACCAGGTTGATCGGCGACCCGTTCCGCGACGTGCTCGGCGCCTACCACAGCGAGATCACCGGCGAGCCGTACATCAATGCCTTCCGGGCGCGTGAGTTCGGTTCCTTCGCCCGCGCGGCGGGCTTCGACGACGTGACCGTGCGCGGTTTCGCCCCGCCCGGCGCGCCGGAAAAGGTGGACCGGCACATTTGGTCCACTCCGTGGGCGCTGCTCACCGCCCGTAATTAG